A stretch of the Malus domestica chromosome 08, GDT2T_hap1 genome encodes the following:
- the LOC103446001 gene encoding protein SABRE-like, with protein MRKVLLLVDAKQGAPKDGNSSLERFQVEIYPLKIHLTEAMYRMMWGYLFPEEEQDSQRRQEVWKVSTTAGAKRVKKGSLVLEISALSGQTNKESEASSKASASAPSTSESSVHADPVQVRFLLFFPLIFWASFFMKQYDYHFLIF; from the exons ATGAG GAAAGTTTTGCTTCTTGTGGATGCAAAGCAAGGAGCTCCTAAGGATGGAAATTCTTCTCTTGAACGTTTTCAG GTAGAGATCTATCCTCTCAAGATTCATTTAACTGAGGCAATGTACAGAATGATGTGGGGATATTTATTcccagaagaagaacaagattCACAAAGACGGCAG GAAGTTTGGAAGGTTTCAACAACTGCTGGTGCAAAACGTGTGAAGAAAGGCTCATTAGTCCTAGAGATTTCTGCATTAAGCGGTCAAACAAATAAAGAGTCTGAGGCCTCATCCAAAGCAAGTGCCTCTGCCCCTTCTACCAGTGAATCCTCCGTTCATGCAGATCCTGTGCAAGTGAGATTCCTTCTcttctttcctttaattttttgggCTAGTTTTTTTATGAAGCAATATGATTACCACTTTCTTATTTTCTAG